In the genome of Candidatus Sulfotelmatobacter sp., the window GTCGGTGACCCCCTCACCGAGCGCGTTCACCACGCCGGCGACTTCGACGCCGAGCGTGAACGGCAGCGGCGGCTTGTCCTGATACTTGCCTTGCGCGAGCAACGCGTCGGGAAAGTTCACGCCCGCGGCATACACCTCGAGCGCGATCTCGCCGGGCTTGGGCGCCGGGGCGGGAACCTCGGCCAGCACCAGCTCGCGCGGATGGCCGAGCGTGTGCACTTGAATCGCGCGCATGTCAGGCGGGCGCTCCGACCAGCATCGTCAGCCACTCGGCGACCAGCGCGGGCCGCTCGGCGCCCTCGACCTGGACTTCGACGTTCTGCTTGAGCTGCAGCTGTCCGTCGCCGCGCGGCTCGATCGAGGCGACCGTGAAGACGCCCCGGACGCGCGATCCGACCGGCACCGGCGCGACCAGCCGCAAGCGGTCGAAACCGTAGTTCAAGCCCACCATGCCGGCCGGAAGATCGAGCGGACCGGCGTCCGCCGCCAACTGCACCAGCAGCGAGGTCGTGTAGAAACCGTGCGCGATGGTGCGGCCGAAGGGACTATGCTGCGCGCACCAGACGGGATCGAGGTGGAGCGGATTGCGGTCGCCGGTCAGCTCGCCGAACGCGGTGACCGCGCCTTGCTCGACGGTGAACCAGGGCGAGGTGCGGCTCGTGCCGACCAGGGTCGCGAGGTCGGCGGCCATCAGTGCTCGTCCGCCAACGCGACGTGCGCGCCGAGCGCGCCGGCCAGATCGAACATCGCCTGGTTCGTCATCTTGTGATATAGCTCGTCGGTCTGCTTGCCGTACTTCGCTTCGATCGCGTCCATGTCGGCGTCGTGAATCCCGTGCGTGACCAGGCGATCGAGCATGTAGCCGGTCCAGAACGTGCCGTCGTTGTCGCCGTCGTGCACGAGCCGTGCCGCCAGCGCCGTACCGGAGAGCGTCGTCGGCGGTAAGGCCACCCCGGCGGCGGTCGCACGCTGCAGCGCCTCGGGGATCAGAAAGTTCCACACCGTCACCCACGTGACGACCGCGTCGCTGCCGTACTGCTTCGAGAGCTTCGCAACTTCGGCGTCGTAGAGTTTGTCACCGGCGATGGCGCGCAGGGCGACCCGCACGTCGAAGGCATTCGGCCCGCCGCCCGCCTTGACGAAGGCCGCGGTGGCCTCGAGATCCGGCGCGCCGTAGTAGGCGTCGCCGCCGTAACGGTTGTCCATCTCCATCGTCGGCGAGGGGCCCGGGGCGGGCTGCGCCGCGGCGGCCAGGGTGCCGGCGCACGCCAAGGCGGCGCCCAGGGCGAACGTGACGAGAATCCTCACGCCACGGAGGGTTCGCCGGCCAGCAGCCGAGCCTTCTCGTCCTTTTGGAGCTCGACGACCAGCTTGTCCATGTCGCCGTCGAGGATCGCCTTGATGTTCTGGAAGTTCTGGTTGATGCGGTGGTCGGTGATGCGGTCCTGCGGGTAGTT includes:
- a CDS encoding MaoC family dehydratase, with amino-acid sequence MAADLATLVGTSRTSPWFTVEQGAVTAFGELTGDRNPLHLDPVWCAQHSPFGRTIAHGFYTTSLLVQLAADAGPLDLPAGMVGLNYGFDRLRLVAPVPVGSRVRGVFTVASIEPRGDGQLQLKQNVEVQVEGAERPALVAEWLTMLVGAPA